ATATTGCTATATTGTTTAAACAATTTAACAATCTGACAATTTACTATTCTATAGTATCATAATTAATCTGAAACTAAAACCATAACTGTTCGCTGAACAATAATCTGTAACTATAAAAAAATCCCCCGACAAACGTCGGGGGATTTTCTGCTTTTCTATTAAAACACTAATGTTCCAAAATATAAAGGAAAGTCATCATGCACCAAAACATCCTCATTGGTCTCTACGTCCTTACCAACCACCATATAACTTGCTGGCATTGATAATTGTATAGTATCGTTAGTACTGGCAATGGTAGAATCCGCATAAACATCAAAACTGTATGTTTGTCCTGCCGCTAAGTAATAATTGATGTTAGTTGTAAAAATTGACTTCAGGCTATTACTATAATATGTTGGCCACATCACACCACTATTATTTGATAGTTCTATTCGCCAATCAACGAACTTAGATGGGACTGCAGAATTTACGTTAAAACCTAACTCCGAAAGCTCAACGTCCTTAGTTACCATAATATCAATAGTTGCTACTTTAAGACCTGTTGATGGTGTGGCTGTTCCTGTAGGTGAATTTGAACTAACGCTAACATAGATCCCTGCCTGTTCAACAACCTGTTCCACACACGCACCATTTACACAGGTTTTATTATTTGGACAAACCGTTCCTTCTGTTGAAATAGGTGGGGCTCCCGGGATTTGATTATCTACTGCTATATATCCATCATTACAATAATATTCAATAACGTTCCCTGAACTAGTACAATAATCCTTCTTTGTTTCCCAACTACTATCATTCCAATTTACACCTGTTGTTTCACCAGCTGACTCTAAATTAATTCCTCCGTCAGTGTCCTGACATTCTACTGCTGCACAACTTCCATCTTCATGACAAAATAACTGTGGTTCTCCACAAGCTACCCAAACTGCTCCTGGCTCAACTGGGTTACTACAATAACCATTACTATCACAAATTTCTTGTGTACATGGATTCATATCATTACAATCATACTCATTTGTACACTTCACTATAGGACCATTCTGTCCCACACAAGAACCCTGACTACAAGCTGTTCCAGATGGACATTCAAAATAATGGCCATTAACCCTGCCGTCAGGTAAACATTGTGATTCAACTACCCAGGCGCCAGTTTCAGTTTGTGCGCCGTTAACTTCTTCAGCGCAATAATCATCACTATAAACTAGCTGGCTAAAAGTATAATCCCAACCAAGAATAGTGGTAGATTGATAAATATCATTACCATCTGGATCATCACACATATCAGATAAAGCATCAGCTCCAGTAAATTCAGGGAAATCAATAGAGAAATCTCCAATAATATTTGCAGTTTCTAAAGAATTCAAGCTGTAAGCAACTACTGACTCCTCATCAATCATACTTAACTGCAACTTCTGATTAACTCCTATCATCCCCTCTTTAATGAACACCACATACACACCTTTTTCAACTCCAGCTGGAAAAATATAATTATTACTAGATAAATCAAAGCTAATTTGATCTGAACCACTGATTTGGCCTTGAACTAAGAAATCTCCGCTATCTTGATACAGTCTCCAATAAGCAGGTTTCATTATCAGTGGCCAACCTTGTTTAATTTCAAAATTAAGTTGGTTAACCTTAATATCTTCATTTGCATTAAATTTTAATCTTGCAACAATATTCTTCTCCATATTCAAAGTACCATTTGGCAAAGATGTATCTTGCTGTACACTTAATTCAGTACTTGCCAATACACACGCACCTTCTACACAAGAACCTGGACAATCATAACTATTCCAGCTTACTTTACCGGTCTTTTCATTACAAAAATATTCTAATATTCTTCCCTCGTCCCAACATTTGTCATCCGCTTCATAAAACTCATCAGTTGTTGGGTGTAATCCTTTGATATGCCCCTTCATTCCTAAATTAGCAAATTTATAAGAATTAATAGGCAAACCAACATCATTTTTGTCAGTTACGTCACTATCAAGACAAGCGCCTTCTGTCTCACCTGGAATACCGACTCCGATTATTCTTTTCTTCAAAACTTTCCTGGCTCTACCCATTTTGTACCATGCTTTAAGTAAGGTTTTGTACCGCTTGGCATCCTTTGGTTTAAATACAACCGTAACTCGACAAGTTTCTTGTGGTCTCAGCTGAGACTTACAAGTTGTCTTATTTCTATCAAAGGTAAAACCGTTTGCCAATTTAGAAAAACTGAACTTGATAGTTCTACGTTTTTCAACATTTTTCACTACAAAAGTTTTACTAACTGAATCACCCACCATTACTGAACCGAGATTCTCGGTCCCCATGTCAATAAATTGCAATCCAGTGTTAACTGCGTTATTCGCCATCATGGCGGCAGCAGCTACTGCAATAATTCCAGCAACTACAACCTTGGTGGTTGATTTAGTGCTAGTTTTACTTTGTGTTTGTGTCATTGTTTTCATAATTTTAAATTAATTTTGAGGGACACATTGCTTTAATGTATTATCCCATAATATATTATTATTATTTTCTGTTTTACCGCAAAAACAACCAGCACCAAAAGCAATTTCTCCGAGACCGCTATATGAAATCAAATCTGGATTACACTCACAACCGTTACTGGGATTATTATCAAAATCCATCCAACCATCACCACATTCCCACTGACACTGAAACTCATCCGCATATATTATACCATTATTGGTATTATAACTGTAGTCTGGCTCTATATATGCTTTGATGTTTGGCTTGGTTAAACTAACTAACACTCTACAACCACTGACAATTGTATTTCCATTTAATTGAACTTTATTCAGTCCAGAAATAGCATCTAAAACACTCACATCAGTTACTTGGTTATTTCTAAAATCAAGTTCTTTCAAATTAGACAAATTATCTAAACCTGACAAATTATTAATATTATTATTTTCAGCCCAAAGCTTTTCTAGCTTAGTTATATTTTGAATCGGGCTTAAGGACTGAATTACATTATCTCCAATATCTAAATATTTAACATTAGTACTATTTTCTAAACCGACTAAACTACTAATAAAATTATTATTTAATCCCAACCTACCTTCTATTTTTGTTAAATTGGCTAAAGCAGAAATATTCTGGATATTATTATATCCCAGTCGGAGTGTTTTAAGTTCAGATAAATTGGTTAAAGCTGAAATGTCACTAATATTATTGTTTTCAGCATACAAAGCTACAATATTAGTCAAGTTCGCCAAAGCAGAGAGATTACTAATACTGTTTTGACCAATGGTCAAAACCCACATATCTGGGAAATTTGCTAAAACTGAAATATCAGAAAGACCGCTATTACTGGAAATATCTAACGTTTTTAATTTAATTAAATTTTCCAGTGAAGATATATCAACTACACTATTATTCGCTAAATAAAGTGATTTCAAATTAATCAAGTTTTCCAATGGTTTAACATTAGTAATACCATTAAATCTCAAGTCAAGCGTTTCTAAATTGACTAAATTTGTCAGTGGCGCCAAATCAAGATTAGTGATGTTGGAATTATAGCCGACCATACATAATTTTTTCAATTTAGACAAATACTCAAGACCACTTAAATTTGCCACCGGTTTATCCACCTTCGTGATAAAAGGTTGAGCAAAACAACCAGCTTGAATTAACTCTTCTATGTCCTGAACATCTGAAACTATGATATCTTCATCAAGTTTATCAATTTTTTGTCTTATAATTGTTTCTAAATTTTCATCTGGGAAAGTTATAACAGAATTTGGGTCTATAATTGGATCCGCCGCTGGAACCACTTCCGGCTCAACCGAAACCAATACACATCGCCCCTCTAAACAACTACCTGGACAATCATAACTGTTCCAACTAACTTTACCGGTATTTTCATTACAAAAATATTCCAATATGCGTCCTTCATTCCAACACTTATCATCAGCTTCATAAAACTCGTCCGTTGTCGGATGAATACCGCTAATATGTCCTCTTTTAGTCAGATTAGCAAATTTATATGTCTTGTATGGTAATCCCACATCATTTTTATCTTTTTCATCACTATCTATACAAGCCCGATCACTTTCTGCCGACATGCCAAAACCTACCAATCTTTTTCTTAGCGATTTTTTTGTTCTTCCTTTTCTGCTTATTACATTAAGTTCAGCTTTATACCTTTTAACTTCCTGTGGCTTGAAAACAACTGTAACCCTACAAGTTTCTCGTGGTTTCAAAACATGCTTACAAGTTGTCTTGTTAGTATTAATTGTGAAACCCTTAGCTAAACTTTTGATAGCAAAGTTAATAGGCTGTCGCTTTTCCATGTTTTTTACCACAAAAGTTTTGCTAGCTAAATCACCAACCATAACAGTCCCAAATTTATATGTCCCACGATCAAGAAATTGCAAGCCTGTATTATTAGCTGCATTAACCCCAATCATTGCTGCTGCCACGGCTGCAATAATTCCTGCCACTACTACTTTAGTAACTGCCTTAGTATTGGTTTTTATCTCTGTTCGTGTCTTTGTTTGCATAAAACTATCCTTAATAAACAATAAATGTTAAACCATAAACTAATTTATTAAGTTTTAAATTATATATTTATTTTTACTTTAACAAATTACTAGTTTTTCAATTCCAATTCTTGCTCAAAAATATCTTTATGTTTATCTAATTCACCTACTGCCGCTAAATAAAGTTGTTTTACTTTTTCTTGATCACTTAATCTTTCTTCGACTAAACTACGTAAAATTTCAATTGTCTGTTCATGGGTCTTGGTTCCACGGATACGAAAAGCCTGATATTTATCAGCAATAACTAAGCGCACTCGAAAGGCCTGATATTTATCAGCTAATTCCAGAGAAGCCATCTGAGGATCCACATTTTCTATTCCTACCCTAGCTGGATCATGGCCATCAATCATGTGATGACTAGCTGCCACTTCCACAACCCGATTATCAACACCTTGATCTCTTAAAATATCATATGACCAATAAACATGCGCTGACCACAAAAGTCCCATGCGGATTTTTTTTCCTATTTTTGTTTCAAATCTTTTTTCTTGTTGTTTTTTTCCTGCTGAAACAATTCTTGTTAATATTTCATCCGCTCTCTCTTCAGTCAAATCACCTTCATCAACCTTAATTTGCAAAGCTTGCTGTAAAGTCAATTCTTGTGGTGTGACTTCATGATTATTAACTGTGTAAATTATTTGATTAAAATCTAAATTGAACACATCCACAAACGCTTGTTGCTCTTCCGGTGTGGCTTCAGCTGGCCCAGACTTGCCTACATCATGAACCAAGCAAGCAAACCGCAGTTCATTCATTTCACTTTCGTCCATTTCAATATCCTCAACCAAATTATCAATAATCTCGGAAATTTCTACTGCATCCTGAAAATGAGAATTGCGTTTTTGAAGATTTAATCCTTCAATGTTTGACAATTTACTCAAACGATTCAAAATTGTTTGTGATACATTTTCATAACCCAAAGCACCAAACAATTCCTGAATTTGTTCTGGGCTTCTTTTGTCATTATGAAAATCTCTTTTTAATTTTTGTTCATACAGATTATGCATGAACATATCATTTTCAAACGGCATAACAAAAACCAAAATAAGAACTTCTTAAGTGAAGCTAATTTATTCATAGAAATTATACCATATTTTATCTTTTTCTCCTATTACTTTTAATTATATAAAACAAAATCAAATACATCACAACCATCACCCACCAGCTAATATTAACTTCCACTGACGCCCATTTAAATGCTGAAAATATTTCGACTACTTTGATTACATACCCCAAGACCAACCACGAGAACCAACCAATTATTTGACCAAGAAACAAATATACAGATGAAGAGATAAACTGCAAAAAACCAACTAACATAGCGATTGGAATCACTGGCAAAACCAACAGATTAACAACTGGTGCCACAATTGAAAGTCGGCCGAACTGAAATAGGATTAACGGTAGAGTAAAAATTATTGCGGATAACGTTGAAGTTAAATTTTCCTGCAAACCAAATTTCCTTGGCACCCATTTAAATCCTTTAATCAACTTTGGAGATAAATAAACTAAACCTATTGTTGCCAAAAATGAGAGCTGAAAACCAGCATCCCAAATCAAAATTTTTGGATTAAACAATGCCATCACTACGGCTGACAAAATTAAAACATTACTTACCTTACTTTTTCTGCCTAAATGTTTAGCCAACAAAACTATACTACCCATTATAGCGGCCCGAATCACCGACGCGCTGGCACCAGTTAAAATCACAAAGAAAAATAACGCAATTAATATCCCCCATATTGATTTTTTGCGATTAATTGAAAGTGAAGTGAAAAAATTCAAAAGTAAAATCACGATAATCGTAATATTATAACCAGAAATAGCGATAATATGCGTTATCCCGGTAACATTGAACTTATTTAACAGATCCTGCGGGATCCCCTGTCGTGCCCCCACCAATATCCCACCAACTAAAGCTGCTTGCGGTTCCGCCACTGTACGATTAATTTTTGTTTGCATCAGCCACTTTAACTTGAGTATGCCGGCAATAAGGATATTGCCGCTTCCGGTTCGTAATGAACGGATTTGTGGCTGATAACACACTGAATAAATTCCGTAACGTGCCAAATATCTATCATATTTAAAATTCTCAATTTGCTCGGGAGTTTGCAATTTACATTTAACTTCCAATAAATCACCATATTCAAACTCTGGATATAATTGAGTCCGAAGCAAAACTTTTCCTCTAAGTTCTGTCGGTTTAACGGTTAGCTTCTGGTGATCCAATCGAACATCCGGCTCTGTGGAAATCACAGCCTGAAAAGTCATCTGTTTATTATTATAAAAAGAAATATGTTTTTCATTAAACTTGGGAGAATAAAATATCGCCCAACTCAATTGAAACAGTAGGATAACAAAACAAATCAGGAAAAACTTTTGCGACTTTTTAAGTTTCATAAATTCATTATAACAAAAAAGCACCCTTATTAAGAGTGCTGTGTTCTACTTAGTCGGACAAGTCTTGATTTTCTGAACCACATATAACCACAATAAATTCAAACTTCCCTTAGCGTATTTGTAGTTGACTTTAAGTTTCCGGAACTGTTTATTTACCGTTGTTGGGATAAAAGGAACTCGGTCACTAACAACCTTGGCCACGAGCACCGGCACATTATATTTCTTCGCCAATGCAGTTACGTGATAAGTTTCCTGATCAACAGCAACAACTCCACGTGAAATACCGAAGCGATGCCGGACCATTCCGTGAAAAGTTTGAAAAACTCCCTTTTCAACTCCCTTTTTCAGATTAATTGTTCTTGGAAAAATCCTTGTTGTATCAATGTCGAGTCGCTGAGTCATCAATGTCCCTGGTTTTCTGTAACGTACTTGAGTTGCGATGACAGTATTGCCAACTTTTAAATTTCTATTGACCGAACCGCAAAGCCCAAAACAGATTATCATATCCGGGACTTCTTTTTCCAGCTCAACACCTAAATTTTCAATGGTTTTGGAACAACCGATCCCAGTCACAATAATTTTCGACACAAACCCATTATCTGCACCGAAAGGAATCTCACCTTCATCAGCAACAACCAGCCAGATATTCATTCCTTCCTCCCTTTTATTTACTTTCTTTTCATTAAATATTATCCTATGAAACGTGTTTTGTCAAGGCTGTCCCAGTTGCCAAACTTGCTTAATTGCATTATGCTTGGCATATAAACATTAAACAAAATATATGCAAGTACCAACCAGGCGCTATGATGCCAAAGCCAAAGCAACTGACCCACTGATAACTCAGCAAAAGTTTGATGAGCTAAATAATAATCTTGAAAAGTTACAAAAAAAATTGCCAAATGCCATGTCTGAAGTTTCCCGGTTAGCAGAGATGGGTGATTTCTCAGAAAACGCAGCTTATCAAATGGCCAAAGGCCGCTTGCGTGGTATCCATAGACGAATTCAGGAAATTGAAACGCAACTAAAACATTCAGCAATTATTGAAGCCAAACAAAACACTGATTCAGTTCACTTGGGACAAAAAGTTACTGTCAAAAGCGACGGTCAAACAAAAACTTTTCAAATTCTGGGACAAACTGAAACCAATCCCAGCGCAGGAATCATTTCCCGCTATTCCCCACTGGGGACTTTGCTTTTAGGTAAAAAAATCGGTGACATTGTTGAAGTACAATCAGAAAATAAACTCATTAAATATCAGATAGTTAGTATTGATTAATGTTTATTCTGTTTTTAAAAAAATGCTTAGTATTTACTGAGTTTTTTTGATTTTCTATTTACAATATAAGACCAAAACAACCTATTGACATACTCCAAAGAACTTGTTAATCTACTCTATTGAGCCTACTATCTAGGCACAAAAGACTAAACGGAGGATATTATGAGTGGTCAAACATTCAGTATTTTGTGGGGAACCAACGATGTAGGACAATTTGCCATACAAAAAACGTTAGCTAAGCTCCAGGAACTTGGGCACAAATTGTTCTTCACTGAAGACCCAACTGAGCTGCTAAACGCACTGGGTTCACCAGACAGAACCTTTGATCTGGTGGTCATTGAACCTGAGCATCTGAAAAAGTCAGACGACTGGCCAGAAGCCGAAGGTAGTAATCAACCACGGGTTCACACCGGCTATGCGCTAGCCGCAGAAATCAGAAAAAATTACGCCCGGCTGCGGATTATGATTCTCACTTCTTTTACCCCACAAGAAGAAACACTAGAACAATGCGGTCTAACTGCTATTGAAAACTGGGGCACAATTGTTCGCAAGCCCTGCCTGAGCGAAGACCTTATTCAGGCTATTGAAACCGGTTAATAATCACAAACGCTCCAATTCAATTTTGGAGCGTTTTTTTATCAGAATAAATTATTTGATTATTATTCAACCAAAACATCCTGTTCCAAAACCTCATCTGTAGATTTTACCAAGTCACTGATTAATTTAATCCACAACTTTTCTTCCACCGTGCTTAAATTTTCTTTACTTGTCATTACTCTATAAATATCGGATTTAGCATTACCCTGAATAATTAAATCCTGATTTTTGAAGTAAATTTTACCCAAGCACTTATTTAGGATTGGTGAATTGTACTGTTTTGTGAATAGACTGGTGCCCCAAAAATTTTCTCGTGGTACATAATCAGACTGTTCAATCAAATTTAAAATAGTTGGAGAAATATCCATGTGACTGGCTTGCGTAACGATTTCCCCCTTGAACCCTTGCGGAAAAACAATGGTCATCGGAAGCTGATTATAAGAATCAAAAACTAGTTGTTCATTACTACCATCAAAACTATAATATCTATGATCACTATAAATAACCACAATTGTATTTTTATCTAACCCTTTATTTTTCAAGCTGATCATCAAATTTTCCAAAGCGTCGTCAGAAGATTTCAGGAAACCAAAGAATAAACGCATTTGCTCTTCATTTATTTCCGAACTGTTAACCAACCAAGGATTAATTTTTCCGACAAAAGGTTTTATTTCTAAATTATTGGCATCTAATTGATAGTCAATTTGTTCCTGGTCATGAGGAGCATGAGAAGTAAAACTCAAAACATATCCGAAGAATGGTTTTGATTCTTTATTTAATTCAGTCAAAGCTCGCTGAAAAACTTGGTCATCATTTAACTTTTGCCTTAAATCAGGCGCAAAATATGTATTATCAAAGCCCCACCGAGGAATCAAAGTTTCACGATCCCAAAATTCCGGTACATTAGAATGAAAAAAATGGGTTGAATAATTGTAATCATCCTTCAAAATTTCTGGCAAACAGTTAAATTTATTTTCTTTATGAGAATAACCAATTGGCTCAAATGAATTTGGCCAAAAACTACACAAAGAAGCAAACTCAGCGTTTATGGTTTCACAACTATTTGCATGAAAATCGCCAATCGTAACATTGTTCTGCATTAATTTTTTGAGATATGGCATTGGTGACGGATCATTATCAACAGCCCAACTGCCGACCGACTCCAACTGTACAACTAAAATATTTGGACGCTCCTTGAACTTCGGTAAATATAATTGGCTCTCTGTCTCTGGGTTGAATTTTTTAATCTCCAACCAACTATCCTCAGCAACTTGCAATGCTGTGCGATCATCATCCTGATTGTCATCTTTGTTTTTGGCATTCGCATAAAGCTGAGAATAAAAATGACCCAAAAACCCCACATCTGAAAGTTGTTTTTTTATATCCCACCAGGTTTCTCTAGGATTATTATATAAATATGAACAAGTGCTAAAAGCCACTGTGTTAATAATCGCAAAAACAACAATCAAAAACACCAAATTACGCATTGGGCGTTTTTTATAATGAAAAATTAGTTTTAATGGCTGTGAATTAAAAAGTAAGTGCTCAACCTTTTTATCTATAATAAGTAAATATACTATTGAGTTTAATATTGCTGCCAAATATACTACTATTGCTAAAACATACAATTTAACTGGCACCAAGCTAGCAAAATCTTGCAAAAAAGTAATCATACTTAAGTCCAGCTGAGAAGCCTGGCGCATACTAAAATCTACAAAAGATTTAAATACTCCGAAATATGCAAAGTTAAACAATGAAACTAAATATACTGCTCCCAAAAATAATAAGCTGAGCGCCCTCCACCAACGAAAACGTAAAAAATTAAACATCAAAAAATAACTCAAAGTAGCGATCGAAACAAAAAATAAATGCAACCAGGTGAAACTAAAATCTAATAATGAAAAGTAAATAAAAAAGTATATTACATTAAAAAAAAGTAATATGAAGTAAAAAATTACTGCTATTATTAACCTCCTTTGATTAAGCATTATTATCTAAGTGTAATAAAAAGTCTTGTACTGTTTGATAAAACCGTTTTAATCCGAGTAACGAGACCCATTCATTTTTTTTATGATTACCAGAACCAGTTGGTTGGAAATTAATTGCCGGAATATTGTAGGCTGACAAATACCGAGCATCAGAAGAGCCAAACTGTTTTGTAAATGGCAGCTCTTTGGCAAAATGCTTTTCGGCAGTAGATTTAAATGCTTGCAAATATTCATTATCTGGCTCAATATTAAAAACATCAGCTGCGACACCACACTCACACTCAATTCCCTGCTCATTAATGCACGAAAAATAACTCTTAATTTTCTCCTTATCATCCATTGAATAATAACGAAAATCCAACTCCATTTCTGCCCACTCAGGGATAGAATTAAACTTATCTCCTCCTCGCATAACCCCAAGGTTAACAGTTAATCCAAAATCTTGATATTCATTTTTTATCTGTAAGTCATTTAACAATGTCTGATATAACTGGTATAGCTTTTCGACTTGATTCTCACCTTCCCATGGCCTTGATGAATGGCCACCAGTACCACGAGATTTTAATTTATAAATACTCACACCTTTTTCAGCAATGACAATACTGTCACCAAATCCCCCGTCCGGAACAACCGCGACTTTAGCAGTATAACCAGCTTCCAAAACTTTATTTAAACCATTTTGCCCACCAACTTCTTCATCAGGAACTAAAACCAAAGCAACTTTTAAATTATTTAAACCAACCTTTTTAATTAATTCAACTTCAACAGCAATGGACGCCTTCATATCAAATCCACCACGACCCAGTAATTTACCTTCATTCACTTTGGGCTTGAAACTTTCGACTTCTCCAGGAACCACGTCCAAATGACCATATAAAAATACGTCAAAATCTTTGACTAAATGTCGACTTATAACATATGAAGTAAATCCTTCGGATTCAATTGTTTGCACTTGAAAATCAGCGCCCAAATAATCAATAATAACTTGGGCACAAAGTTTTACTTTGGCTTGATCTTGTGTCACTGAAGGCACTGCCATTAATTGTTTAGCTAAATCTAAATAGTCTGTCATATATTTATTAGGGACAAAGGTTCAGGAGCCTTATTTTTTTTAACTATACGTCGCAACAACTTGATCAACTTTTTTTAATATTCTCCGATTATCTTGACGAGGATATTTCTTTACTTTTCTTCTATATTTCGGTAAACTCTTTAAGAATTTTTTAATTGTAATCATATCAAGTTGATCAGCATGCAAACCATAACCTGATTTCTCAATATACAAAGCATTCAAAATTTGTTCAAACTGCGATCGTACTGGCCAGGCTAAATATGGTTTTCCCAAATGCAAAGCTTCACCAATTAAAGTAAACCCTGTATTGGCAATTACGGCCTTAGAATTTGCCAAATCTAGGAAAAACTTATCTTTGCTTGGTTTTTTGAATAAAAGATTTTTTTGTTTGCCTTCTTTATTAAATCCATAACAAATAAATTTGCAATTCACCTCCAGCAATACTTTTTCCAAATCGTGACTTGGAGAAGTTACATAAACTAATATATAATCACCTTGCTTTGGTTTAGCTTGTAAAACTTCTGATCTCAAAATTGGTGAAAATACAAAAGTTTTTTTATTCTTAGGCTTGGTTTTGAAAAATGATATTACTAGATTAATTTTCGTATTAAAAATTAAAAGTTTTGTAACGGCCTTAGCCAGAGTTGCGTCTTTTTCATGTTCCCGCGGATATTTTACGATTGTATCAGTTAGGGCATGTTGATTATCAATAGAAACTAACGGTACTCTCTTTAAATTTGCAGCGATACAAGCCAACGGCTCGAAATCAGTGATAATTAGATCCGGTTTAAAACTATTAATCAACTTTAGAATCTTTTGTAAACTAGCTTTTGCTTGTGGCAAACGTAAAGCGTTCTTATATACTGTCGGCAAAATTCGGACTTGATTATCATGGTAATCAAAAGTTAAACCAAAAATCTTTTCAACTTTAAAAAACTTTTTTAACAAATCATAACCTTGATTATACGAGAGTATTTTCAATTCATGCCCCTCTCCCACCAAATGAGCAATAATTTCTTTTGATCTGGAACCATGACCAGCGCCCTGGCCGGCCAAG
This region of Candidatus Falkowbacteria bacterium genomic DNA includes:
- a CDS encoding DUF4131 domain-containing protein: MKLKKSQKFFLICFVILLFQLSWAIFYSPKFNEKHISFYNNKQMTFQAVISTEPDVRLDHQKLTVKPTELRGKVLLRTQLYPEFEYGDLLEVKCKLQTPEQIENFKYDRYLARYGIYSVCYQPQIRSLRTGSGNILIAGILKLKWLMQTKINRTVAEPQAALVGGILVGARQGIPQDLLNKFNVTGITHIIAISGYNITIIVILLLNFFTSLSINRKKSIWGILIALFFFVILTGASASVIRAAIMGSIVLLAKHLGRKSKVSNVLILSAVVMALFNPKILIWDAGFQLSFLATIGLVYLSPKLIKGFKWVPRKFGLQENLTSTLSAIIFTLPLILFQFGRLSIVAPVVNLLVLPVIPIAMLVGFLQFISSSVYLFLGQIIGWFSWLVLGYVIKVVEIFSAFKWASVEVNISWWVMVVMYLILFYIIKSNRRKR
- a CDS encoding M20 family metallopeptidase; translated protein: MTDYLDLAKQLMAVPSVTQDQAKVKLCAQVIIDYLGADFQVQTIESEGFTSYVISRHLVKDFDVFLYGHLDVVPGEVESFKPKVNEGKLLGRGGFDMKASIAVEVELIKKVGLNNLKVALVLVPDEEVGGQNGLNKVLEAGYTAKVAVVPDGGFGDSIVIAEKGVSIYKLKSRGTGGHSSRPWEGENQVEKLYQLYQTLLNDLQIKNEYQDFGLTVNLGVMRGGDKFNSIPEWAEMELDFRYYSMDDKEKIKSYFSCINEQGIECECGVAADVFNIEPDNEYLQAFKSTAEKHFAKELPFTKQFGSSDARYLSAYNIPAINFQPTGSGNHKKNEWVSLLGLKRFYQTVQDFLLHLDNNA
- a CDS encoding sulfatase-like hydrolase/transferase — protein: MFNFLRFRWWRALSLLFLGAVYLVSLFNFAYFGVFKSFVDFSMRQASQLDLSMITFLQDFASLVPVKLYVLAIVVYLAAILNSIVYLLIIDKKVEHLLFNSQPLKLIFHYKKRPMRNLVFLIVVFAIINTVAFSTCSYLYNNPRETWWDIKKQLSDVGFLGHFYSQLYANAKNKDDNQDDDRTALQVAEDSWLEIKKFNPETESQLYLPKFKERPNILVVQLESVGSWAVDNDPSPMPYLKKLMQNNVTIGDFHANSCETINAEFASLCSFWPNSFEPIGYSHKENKFNCLPEILKDDYNYSTHFFHSNVPEFWDRETLIPRWGFDNTYFAPDLRQKLNDDQVFQRALTELNKESKPFFGYVLSFTSHAPHDQEQIDYQLDANNLEIKPFVGKINPWLVNSSEINEEQMRLFFGFLKSSDDALENLMISLKNKGLDKNTIVVIYSDHRYYSFDGSNEQLVFDSYNQLPMTIVFPQGFKGEIVTQASHMDISPTILNLIEQSDYVPRENFWGTSLFTKQYNSPILNKCLGKIYFKNQDLIIQGNAKSDIYRVMTSKENLSTVEEKLWIKLISDLVKSTDEVLEQDVLVE